In the genome of Naumovozyma dairenensis CBS 421 chromosome 7, complete genome, the window GGATTCTTACTTTATCTAAAATTAGTGGCAGATCATCCAATAAATGATCGCTATGAAGCTATATTAACTAATATTTTGAGGGACgagaatgaaaataatgatggtgATCTACCATCTTCCAATATATCCATCCCAGAAAATGAAGACGTTATGTTTTTGACACATGAAGCCATTTCCccaatatattctttcaaagatcATGTTAGAAAAACTTTGttcaaattgaaagaattggtGATCCCATACATGCTACCTTTAACGTCAGTGTAcctttttgaatatttgatcAATCAAGCAATTTCACCAACTTTACTTTTCCCATTAGATCCCACAGAAAGAAATTCTAGCACACCTTTTCTCTTCCACAAATATAGAGATATTTATGTCACATATGGTACATTGTACCAACTAGGTGTATTCATTTCAAGATCAACAGCGCATCTATTTAGGTTGAAAAGGTTATACTTGTTATCATTCCTTCAGAGTTTGAATTTTATCTTGGCAATTTTACAATCATggtatttcaaaatcaaaaaccCATGGATAATTATGTCCTTGATCTTTTATGAAGGTTTGCTTGGTGGTTCATCTTATATAAATacatttttgaatattcatGATGAAGTTGAACCAAGTAAGACAGAATTTGCCTTAGGTTCAGTATCAATTGCAGATTCCTTTGGTGTATTTTTGGCGGCTTTAATTGGGTTACAATTAGAGCCATCACTGTGTCGACATCAAATTACAGATGGCAGACCTTGGTGCCAAATGGAATAGCAAGAACAACGTAACtgtattcaaataaaagcCATATCCCATCCGTGgtttttaaaatatatagtatataaaaaaaatctatATGATACTTTTACAAATGATAGTAAAAAGTATATCTCCATATCATATACTAATGCGTACACCTTCTAACAACTCTTCAACTATCTTTTGGTCCTTGTCACCACTATAAACAGTAGATAGAATTCCGAAACATTGAAGTAAAATCAATTTATCTTCTTGACTCACagaattttcttcctcttgattgaaaatatataattgtaACGTTTTACTCGTTTCAGTGGTACTAttgattatattttgataatagGGCAATACTATAGAATCTCTGAAacatttcaataataacatatCCGTGGAATACGTTCTACATAGTTCGTCATTGCTTTTACCATTACTTCCTTTTTTCTTACTCTTATTTTTAAGTTTGGATTTTTGTTCAATGATTCTATTAAAGGGTAAAAATATAGTCAATATATCATAATAAACttcttgataaaatttCTGCCAAATGATGCATAATCTTTTCAACGGATTATTCatgatatattcattagaataattaaaaatgatCTCGTTCTCAAATATGAACAAAGATGAgtttaaaaattcattcaattctgACCAAATGAAATTCAGCGTATTAGGCAActtataataaaataaaagaatattattcaaatcttcaattttgaTTCGTGAGTTCCATAACCTTTTATCCCtgaaaaaatcaacaatataattacaaaaaatgtaCCAAAGATTACCTGAAAGtattgataattcttcAGATGTAAAGTTCTTATAATTTGCTTCCAACGATGGTAAATGTCTTAGTAGATCTTGCAACATGTATTCAGGATTAGTATCTTGTGTTGGCGATACAGTATCATTGACAGGTAATGCTGGATTGAACGAATAAATGGAATGGTTGGAGTCCATTACATGATCAACTCTGGAATTGTGAATATATAGAGATTTTGACGTCCCCTTACGTCGTTCGAATGACGAATGTAAAAATTTACCCAATGAATGAGGAAGTACAGGTTCGATGTCGACTTTACGCTGGTTTCTAAAGGGTTTGTTGTgtgtaaatattttattcattaatttaCCAAAATCATATTTCTTAGTCAATATACCTGACGTTGTTGATGTAATTGATCTATTACTTGATGTGCTACTTATCGTTGGAGATAACTTGGTAAGGTCAGgttttttcaaagtagTACTACCATTCCTATTTAGACTAAATATCGACATACTTTTCTTACGAGTGAGATTATGACCcaaaaaagatattgaagatgaagatgatgaagtgGAGGATTGTGACTTTTCAATTGGAGACAAGCTTTTAAAACCATTCTTGCTTGATGTGGATGGAGAAGTTGATAAAGTTGTCGACGAGCTGTTGTTACTGCTCAAAGTATTGGGATTTGTGTTGTTGGTTTTGGATATTGATCCTTTATTGGCGACTCCATGGAATATCGATTGAAACCCAACGTGTGATAAAAGGGGTGTAGGACTTGACACTGTTATTTGCTGAGAATTATCGTTCAGAACTGGGTCATCATGAACCAACATTTGGGGTATTatgatatcattattagttGAATACGATCGTatggatttattttcataCGAAGCAGCTGATATTGAATTCCGTTGAGAATTTGAACTGGGTGGTATTGAAGCAATGTTCATATTAACAATGCTATTGCATATTGCATGACTGTTTGTAGAGAGAAGCAAGCGGTACTTGGAACTATAACCTTGAGATTTCCCTTTATCTTTACAAAAACTTTAATTGAATACAAaggaatat includes:
- the YHC3 gene encoding amino acid transporter YHC3 (similar to Saccharomyces cerevisiae YHC3 (YJL059W); ancestral locus Anc_1.322), whose product is MVHIEANKNTHIYIYFWIFGLINNVLYVVILSAAVDIVGPKLPKSLVLLADIVPSLSIKLTAPFFIEYIPYRTRIISLILVSCLGMFMVSLSNLTLCIIGIILASTSSGFGEITFLQLTHYYKGAALNGWSSGTGGAGLFGSGGYMLLTSIWKIPIKISLLLFSILPFGFLLYLKLVADHPINDRYEAILTNILRDENENNDGDLPSSNISIPENEDVMFLTHEAISPIYSFKDHVRKTLFKLKELVIPYMLPLTSVYLFEYLINQAISPTLLFPLDPTERNSSTPFLFHKYRDIYVTYGTLYQLGVFISRSTAHLFRLKRLYLLSFLQSLNFILAILQSWYFKIKNPWIIMSLIFYEGLLGGSSYINTFLNIHDEVEPSKTEFALGSVSIADSFGVFLAALIGLQLEPSLCRHQITDGRPWCQME
- the BIT61 gene encoding Bit61p (similar to Saccharomyces cerevisiae YBR270C and BIT61 (YJL058C); ancestral locus Anc_1.323), producing the protein MNIASIPPSSNSQRNSISAASYENKSIRSYSTNNDIIIPQMLVHDDPVLNDNSQQITVSSPTPLLSHVGFQSIFHGVANKGSISKTNNTNPNTLSSNNSSSTTLSTSPSTSSKNGFKSLSPIEKSQSSTSSSSSSISFLGHNLTRKKSMSIFSLNRNGSTTLKKPDLTKLSPTISSTSSNRSITSTTSGILTKKYDFGKLMNKIFTHNKPFRNQRKVDIEPVLPHSLGKFLHSSFERRKGTSKSLYIHNSRVDHVMDSNHSIYSFNPALPVNDTVSPTQDTNPEYMLQDLLRHLPSLEANYKNFTSEELSILSGNLWYIFCNYIVDFFRDKRLWNSRIKIEDLNNILLFYYKLPNTLNFIWSELNEFLNSSLFIFENEIIFNYSNEYIMNNPLKRLCIIWQKFYQEVYYDILTIFLPFNRIIEQKSKLKNKSKKKGSNGKSNDELCRTYSTDMLLLKCFRDSIVLPYYQNIINSTTETSKTLQLYIFNQEEENSVSQEDKLILLQCFGILSTVYSGDKDQKIVEELLEGVRISI